The Ziziphus jujuba cultivar Dongzao chromosome 5, ASM3175591v1 genome segment atccattaaatcaattaaaaaagaatatttttataattatataagttttataatattaaaaatatttaatttattgttaaatatctATTAATTCGAATCTTTTTAGTTTAGTtgtttaaaaatctaaaaacaaataagtccatttgcaagtttttttctttaaaaaaaatattttaatattatttgaaaaataactcaaatttaaattttaaaatttgtatatatttttgataaattaataaatcagAAATGATCAtttatattgattaaatttCATACAAACATTTTATGAACACAACACAATTCAATAAGATACGTTGGCAGATTTACAAATCATGTGAAAGCCAGTCAAAAGCACGTGTAAGGAAACTAAGACCTTTTTGCTCCGAGTGGTCCATTTTGGCAAACCATTACCAATTAGAGCATTGGAAATTTCATGATTTTTGAGGTGAGACAAACTTCAACGCAACGCCTTCTCAAAAAGCTAAATTGGTTTTCCAACTAACCCACTGGTCAAACTTATACAATGGGATGTTCATCGTGAGCTACTTTTACACTGATTTCTATCATCCCACATTCCCcacactctctttctctctctctcacttctttctctctcatcaTAACAGAAGAAATGGAGGAAGAAAAAGTTGACCCAAAATGGGAAGGCGAAGCCTCAGCTGAGATAAAAGGAACAACACCACAACAAGTTTGGGATCTCCTCCAGGATTTCGGCAACGTTCACAAGTGGTTCCCAAATCTTGAGACGTGTTACCTACTCGACGATGGTAATCAATTTCCTGCCCAGACTGGTCTGATCAGGTACTGCGCTTTCACCCAAACAACATCGTCCTCTGGTACCGATCAGACCATTACCTGGTGGGCCAAAGAGAAGCTAATAATGATTGATCCAATCAAACGGTGTTTGAGCTACCAGATCCTCGAGAACAACATGGGTTTTAAGTGGTACATGGGTACCATGGAAGTATTACCCATCCACGATGATGGGAAAAATGGGTGCAAGATCAAGTGGTCATTTGTTTGTGAGCCAGTGGAAGAAGGTTGGAGCTATGAAGTTTTAGTCTCTTTCTTTGACTCGACCCTGAAGCTCATTGCTAAGAAGATGGAGGAGCTTTTTCACTCATCGATCTGAAGAGCGTCAAACTTGGAAGGCTACAGATTAAGGCTGTTTTGTTAgttatgtaataaaatatatgccTTTTGAATAttctataataattattaaataaatgctAGATTTCCCTTCGAGgaagaataatatatatcttaGAATGAATAATTTTCGTGGCAAATATTTTGGTCTAAGAGTCGATAAGAATTAAAATGACTGATATGGACTTAATGGGAagaaaatatggaatttatagcCATAGAATATAAATAAAGCATGTATTATCTAAAATGCTTTGTTATAAGCATCTTGCAGTCATTTCATTATCCCAAACGATGAAAGAATCTAAAGGGGGGGtctattaatttcaaaatttcaggATTTGCTTTACAACTACGACTCCTGTAAATACAGAGccacaaagaagaagaaagcactGACATATTCCAAACTAGTGTTCACAGTTGCGTTGCATATCGACCATTGCCTTTATGTGCTGATACCATGAATAATAGACCGACAACCACCGATGTTAGGTATCTGTTCtgtttcaaaataaaaacaaaatttatgggTCAGCCAGTTTATGCCTGGCATTTCCTATATGATCGGCAGAAAGAATAACATATAACGGCGTTCGTAATTGGAATCCTATCTTCTATCTTCAACATTTAGAAAAAGGGTGCACATCTTGACCAAAATGGAGACAGAATATTACTTCATCTGGTGAGGTTTCAATCATCCATCACACATTCATTTTTAGCAGTTGAAACTTAATTTCACATTTTCACTAGCTTCCAGGCCTGAAACGACACTAATTCCAAAGACTGGTCATTTTCCCCTCTCAATTTTTGATTCGAGGACTCTATGACGTAGAAATAGCTTACAAAGTTTTCATGCCTATGGAATttctcaaaatatcaaaatgctAATGATTTAGGAATTAGACAATGGTGATCACAAAAACGTTATAGCTGGTCCAAAGAAAAACAGACACTCATAGCTAGCTGCTGGTGAAGCTGATCATTGCTTATTAATACTATGAGATCGTGGACGGCAATATTGGGTTAGACTCATACGTGTTGACAGTCAAGAATTAAATGTCTCAGAAGATCATGATCGTCAAAATGGTTGCGTGATTGAGTGGTGGACTGGTGGTTAACTGCTGATCCCGTGGTCGGATGGGTATTGGATGATTTGGTGAGGAAATATCAGGTGGGGTTGCAATATTTTAGGCTCAGAGTGGAGGATGCACTTGCAAATTTACAGTTTGGTATGACCATTTCAATATAAtagaattaccaaaaaaaaaaaaaaaaaagaaacaactaTTTCCAATGGATAAGAATGCAATTTCGCATATTGTTTGCTTAGTCATGAGATTATTAGTAATAAAGGGTGCTCGTCTAGGAATTCATTAAATTTCACATGTTTTAGGAAGGCCTGCGTTGTAATGTGTACAAGTAGTTAATTATTATAATGTTCAACtagttttctatttaatttgtttgatcTTTGATAAAATTTCATTAACTCGTAATTATATGAGATTCTGAAGCATATCCTAATAAATGAaatagaatatatgtatatgtatatatatatattttggttaaaaAGAAGCGGGATTATATCATTGGTAGTCTAGAAATTTAGACAATTATCTCCATCCATCTAATATATTCTCTTTGACTTTGCTTTCTTGTTTTAGTTTGTCGAACATACACTtttgtgtaatatatatatatatatatatatagttatcaGTATGTATAGCAGAATTATATTAATTCATTGATCAAACTTGTCTCTCTCTGATGGAGGCAGAGGCAGATGCAGAGGCAAATGATAAGTGGGAAGGGAAGGTTTCTGCAAGGCTAACAAAAGCCTCTGCTGGCCAAATATGGCCTCTGTTCAAAGATTTCTTCAACTTCCACAAATGGTTTCCTAGTCTAGCCACTAGCTATGGCGTCCATGGCACAAACGGTGAACCCGGCTGCATCAGATTTTGCTCCGGTTTCTCAATTCCATCCAACGAAGGTGACAAACCCGTTAGCTGGTCCAAGGAAAGACTCGTAGCCGTTGATGAAACTGAACATCGCTTATGCTATGAGATCGTCGACAGCAATATCGGATTCAACTCCTATATGTCCACCTTCGAGATTCTTCCCGTAGACGGCcaagattatcatcatcatcatcatcatggttGCGTGATTGAGTGGTCCTTCACCGTTGCTCCTGTAGACGGTTGGGTATTGGATGATTTGGTGGGGAAATATCAGGTGGGTTTGCAAAGCCTGGCTCAGAGAATGGAGGATGCATTTGCAAAttgagtaattaattaataaaacaaataattacttGCCTTAACTTTAggtttattaatttatgaaattttatactaGATCACTTCGGTGTGATTTCGCTTTCATAATTTTCCACCGaaaattttagtaataatttcagcataatataataaaaaggtTACCTGCATTTCATATATATGGTCTATAATTGtgcaaccaaaaattaataatttttcatatccCCTTGTATGCAAAGTAAAGTTGTCATCTCCACTATAGTAGTCAAGTGCTTAGAAATTTTGATAATCCTCAATATCCACTTAAGCCTCTTTTTCTGTCTCTGCCCTTTGGAGTAGGAATTAAGGAAAATGACTGTTTTATGGAGCAAGAATTACCGACCAATTAAGTGAGATGGGAGGGTGTCTTTCTTCAAGGCTAGAATAAAGCCATTTGGAAAGTAGTTTATTAGTTCGGCTAAGGCCATCCgaatttttcatcaaatttgttTACCATGACATTGGAagttggttaaaaaaattaaaaaagaaaaagaaaaaaaaagaacaatattgTAAACTCATGGAAATGAATCCATAATATTTTGTCATATTATTTAGCAAACAAAATTTGGTGAGAAAATTTGCTAACCGGCTCACTCTAGCATTTTTGATAGTTTATATGCCCTctcttttttaattgttaacaaAGTTCTGGAAAATGCACTCTCCGGCATCCTCGACCAAATCATGTGAAAGCCCTTGACAAGCACGTGTAAGAAACTCGATCTTTTTGCTCTGAGTGGTCTATTTGGCATATTATTACTAATTAGAGCTATTGGAAATTGCATGATTTTAAGATGAGACAAACTTCAACGCAATGCCTTCTTAAAAAACTAAATTGGTTTTCCAGCTAACCCACTGCTCAAACTTATATAATGAGAGCTACTTTTACACTGATTGCTTTTATCCCACATTCTCCacactttctttctctctctctctctctctttctctctctctctctctctcccctctttctctctcatcaTAGCAGAAGAAATGGAGGAAGAAAACATTGGCCCAAAATGGGAAGGCGGAGCCTCAGCTGAGATAAAAGGCCCAACACCACAACAAGTTTGGGATCTCCTCCGGGATTTCGGCAACTTGCACAAATGGATTCCAAGTCTTGACACGTGCGACCTCCTCGACCATGGTAATCAACTTCCTGCCCAGACTGGTCTGATCAGGTACTGCGCTTCCACTAAAATAACATCGTCCGCTGGTATTGATCAGACCATTACCTTGTGGGCCAAAGAGAAGCTAATAATGATTGATCCAATCAAACGGTGTTTGAGCTACGAGATCGTCGATAACAACATGGGTTTTAAGTCGTACGTGGGTACCATGGAAATATTGCCCATCATCAACGATGATGTGAAACATGGGTGCAAGATCAAGTGGTCATTTGTTTCTGACCCAGTGGAAGGTTGGAGATATGAAGATTTGGTCTCTTACATTGACTCGTCCGTGAAGCTCATGGCTAAGAAGATGGAGGAGCATATTCACTCATCGATCTAAAAGCCTCAAACTTGAAGGCTACAAATTAAGGCTGTTTTATTAGTTATGCAATTAAATATATGCCTGTTGAATATTctgtaataattattaaataaatcctaGACTTTCCTTTCagtaagaataatatatatatatcttataatgAATGGTTTTAGTGGCAAATTTTAAGCATCTTGCAGATATTTCATTATCCCAAACGATGAAAGAatctaaagtttttttattttttattttttctggtcTATTTATCTCTAAGTTGCAGGGTTTGCTTTACAACAATGACTCCTGAAAATACAGAGCCACAAGGAAGAAAGCACTGACATATTCCAAAATAGTGTTCACAAGTTGCGTTGCACATCGACCATAGCCGTTGTGTGCTGATACTATCAATTATGTACCCACAACCGCCAATTTTAGGTATCTGTTCTGTTTGAAATAAAAACAGAATTTATGGGCCAGCCAGCTTATGCCTAGCATTTCCCATCTGATTGTCAGATAGAATTGACATAACAGCCTTCGTAATTGGAATTCTATCTTCTATCTTTAACATTTATAAAAAAGGGTGCGTATCTTCGTGGACACACAAAACTTCATCCGGTGAGGTCTCAATTATCCACCACATAttcattttcaaccaaaaagaTTTGTGCAATATCAAGCTCACTATGACAAGAGTAATAAACCTTCTTTTCGTATACGAATACAAGAGACCGTGATTAGCCAAAAACAACATTAGATAGAGACCGCTTTCGTTTGCCAGAAATCTGAGATACCCGATCATACATTTCAATTGAATAGACAAATCACGTGTTTCACGCTAATTGATTTGATTGCCGCACGATCTCATCGTTAATAAAGAATTAATACACGAAAGCAACGAGGACGAGATTGCTTCTTGGGAACCGTAAGGcagatattaataaaaatgttataagAAATCTATTACATACAAATTTCATGGATGACCAAATCAAATTACAAaatctactatatatatatatatatatatatttgtgaaaaTCTAATATAGATGTACCTGCTTGAATCCCCTTGGATGATGACGGTCCATCCCTCTCCCTTTCTCTTTGAAAGGGGGGAGATGAAGGAGGAGAAATTACCAAAGATTGTTGGAATTTTCATAGCCACCTCCCAATCTTTTCACCATCCAGTTAATTATATCCTGAGCAACCTCTTCACGTTCTGGCTCAAAGAGAAGGTCATGCAAGAAACCATCGTACAGCTTTATTTCTTTGAACGTGGATGGAGCCTCATTGTAAAGATCCTGAGAGGCAAGAGGATCAGTCACTCTATCTGCGGTCCCATGAAGAACGAAGAAAGGGACAGTTATGGACTTGAAGTTCCGCATCAAATATGTGGAAATACGCAATATTTCATGCCCAGTTCGCACCCTTATAGGTCCTGTATAGACCAATGGATCGGAGTACTTCGCCAACAATGCTGCAGGATCCCTAGAAACTGGAATGCCCCTTTTGTTCGCACCTTTAATCTGGAACCTGGGAGCAACCAGAGAAAAAATCGGAGCCACAGCCTGCATTAAGACATAAAAGAAATTACGCTATGGTATTAAACTAGGACTTAAGCTGACTATACTTCTATTCATGGTTTTAGGAAAATCATTCAATTTATCAAAACTGTCTTAGAGGTGGAGAACAATTTACCCCAACAATTGGATGTGCTGGCTTAACACGCAAAGCTGGTGAGGTCAGAACAATACCCTCCAGCATTCCTTTAATGTGTGGGTATGAGGCTGCCTgcatattaagaaaataaatacatttaGATAGCTGTttaaaagataaacaaaatatcatataaatccTTGGATGTCTAACCTTCAAAACTACAGCCCCTCCAGTAGAGTGACCGAAAAGGAAGCATGGTATTCCAGGGTTGTCGGATTTAATCTTTGCCAAGAAAGCTCCCTGTTGAAAAGGAGAAAACATCTTATATTTTACCATCATGTTCTGCATAATACGAGTAAAACTAGGGTTTTTCCACAAAACAGACTAGATTCCAATTTATATCCAACAAAACCTGTGAACACGGAATTGACAATGGCACTTAACAAGAGAAACATTACAAGATCCAGAGTAGTGAAATTAAGATGTGTTTCTGCTTTCAGAAAAGAATGATGCAGAATTCATAAAGATTATTCAAGTTTCTAAATTTAGTTATAATGGTTCTTGACTATCCTGAGTTGAATGAATAACATGTATTACCCATGAgaaatggttgaaaatcaaatgGAACTTACAGTATCAGCGACAACATGATCAAGTGAAGGAACATATCCATGCAATCCATCACTCCCTCCGTGACCTATAGAAAAGGAGCAAttcatcaaaattataattctAAAAACTTAACAGAATCATTTTTGATAATATCCCTTCTTCAAATCTTAGAAGGatcataaacataaaaaaaatagctATTAACTAAACTGACAAAGACTCTCTCCCTCTGGACTTGcttcaaatgaaaataaaacaacCAAGTGCATAAAGATCTTTGGAGATGTAACTACCTATCCAGTCCATTGCATAGACCCCAAAGTTGCACGAGGTTAGTTGCCTTGCAAAATGAACATATCTTCCACTGCAATGAatgcaaaaaaccaaaaagagttAATATTTCTGCTATGTAAAATTAATGTATCTAAAGAGAATAAGCATCACAAGttctaaaaactaaaatagtAACATTATCCTTATAAGTTCAACCGAGCCCTCGTGATAGATGGAaagatatatatgtgtatatatatatatatgtatatgaagaAGATGCAGAGTTTTAggatatatttcaatttaaataatcaGATCTTACCTATGCTCATTAAGCCCGTGTATGATGATCAAAATACCCctgaaattacaaaacaaaaaaataaaaaaacttagcACAAACTTTTACAGAGCATGACTAATCAACACAAGAAGTTTGTAAAACTATACATAGGAATGGCATGTGCTGGGGTATGGCTGCAAAGCCAGTTCCCCAACCCTCCCTATATTCAAATTCTCTACCCCATCCCAACCCTTCCCTTCTTCACGGTCTTACCCTCTTCCTACTCCCCAAACCAACCGACAGGGCACTAGTGAAAAGCTACATGTTTAAAAATGGAATACTATTGCTCCATTTAAGGTGAAAAGGAGTCAATTCCCCAAAATTTCTCATCCCATACTCTCCCCGAGTTCACAACTTTACATGCTATATAATGTGTAGgatgaaaaacacaaaaaaccaGGAGCCAGAAAGAAGTAGCTCTCCTCAAGCCTCTAGTCTTACCAGATTATATTGTAATTGTAAACAAATAATATCTTATAATATGATATTCAAGTTAAAATCAACCATAGAAGTGGATATCAAGTAAAGCAACTTTTTAAGCAGAAATACCCGGAAGAGGAAGAAACAATACAGTATAAAATGACATTGTAAATGCCGTGAAAGAGGGCAAATACAATCAAATGCAAGGGAGATGTCCCATTTTTAATAGCtcaccttcttttttctttttcttttttttaaaatcatttttttttttttttaaatctagatGAAGAATTGACCAATCGAAAAATTATAAGCTGACAAAGGAAATGTTTTACAACACAAAAATTGACATTCAATTTACTTAATGTTTGGAAAGTAAAAGAACCTGAGAGATGCCCCTTTTACTGTTCACTTTCGCAATGAAACagcctaaaaaataaaatgaaagcaaagtgctacattatattttaacaaaatccACTCCTAACCTAAAATTGAAGcgattcttttccttctttttagtCTTTTTCCGAATCATAAGTACCCTAGAATTTTTAAGTTCCATCCAAACTTCACGCCACTGTTTTCTCTGGGTGACTTTTCTAATGCAAGCTATACACCAAAACCGGAATTCAAAGTCAAACAAACAAAGTCTACGTTGAACACGGACTTGGAAATCTGACTCTTTTTTTTAGTAGCAATCAGAACCTAAATCCGATCAGCAAGACGGAGCATCCTTCTTGACACCCCGAAACAAAAGCAATACACTCTAATCATCCACGTCCATTCCCCAACAATCCGGCTAATTAACTCAATTTCAGTTTACTTCTTACtgaattttgtgttttctttatTTGCTAAAAAAgttcgtttttttctaattatttcttATCACCCAAATTAATCAGCATACACCTTGAATCAGAAGCttttttaattcattcacaAGTAAAACCAGAGCGGCCACCATTAAAGTAAAGCCAAAGACCCCCTAAACCCCCATTCACAACAAACACCACCAAACAAAGTGCACAAAAGCATACCAAACATCACGGTAaaagctagagagagagagagagagagagagagagagagagagagaaggaggtgACAGATGAcgaattgtttaaaatttaaagaccaaaaaaaaataataataacaaaaaaatgaagACCTTACTTCAATTCACCGGAAACCGGAAACCAAGAGCGGCAGAAGAGCGCGTTGCGTCTAACCCCGAAGAACAAGGAGGTGCTCCATCGGCACCGGCTGTCTCCGTCGTCACCGTCGAAGCACATTTCCAAGCCCTCCGCCAAGCTTCTCCTTTTCAAGGTATCCTCCTCCTCTCTCATCCACACCGATCTCCGCTTCTTCGAAGGTGACGGCGAAGACGGCGGTGGTACCTCAGAAAGCGGCGGAGAGTGGCGGTGGCGGCGAGGGATAAGGAAGAGGAGGAGGGATAGGAAGAAGGTGTGGATGAATAGGAGAAAGGTCCTGAGGGTCCTGAGGATTGGGATTATCCGGTTGCTGGCGCCGGAGGTCAGTTGCTCCATCTCCACCGTCGACATGACGGAGATGGAAGTTTATAagacgagaaaaaaaaaaaatttaaggcaaagaaaatgtatatatttgtgtatttagAAAGAAAAGACAAACACCCAAAGAAAacggagagagaaattttgcgCGTCTGATTAGTATTTATAGTATTACACGAACGATCACGAAATTGGAAACAACCCCGCTCTGCAAATCATCGTCACTCTCAATCTCGACCGTTGATCTGATCTAATGTGGTCCCACATTTCCAAGTCGTAATTATGTTGGTtgcagtatttaaaaaaaaaaaaaaaaaaagtggtggGCAAAGAAGCCGGAAGGCGGacaaaatgatgatgatgactaTGATTATGTTGATGACGTGTCCTGATTTTATGATATCAAACGgtgaataaaatttaatgaaattgagGTTGCTGTGAAAGTGGTTC includes the following:
- the LOC107412689 gene encoding lachrymatory-factor synthase; translation: MEEEKVDPKWEGEASAEIKGTTPQQVWDLLQDFGNVHKWFPNLETCYLLDDGNQFPAQTGLIRYCAFTQTTSSSGTDQTITWWAKEKLIMIDPIKRCLSYQILENNMGFKWYMGTMEVLPIHDDGKNGCKIKWSFVCEPVEEGWSYEVLVSFFDSTLKLIAKKMEELFHSSI
- the LOC107412693 gene encoding uncharacterized protein LOC107412693, yielding MSTVEMEQLTSGASNRIIPILRTLRTFLLFIHTFFLSLLLFLIPRRHRHSPPLSEVPPPSSPSPSKKRRSVWMREEEDTLKRRSLAEGLEMCFDGDDGDSRCRWSTSLFFGVRRNALFCRSWFPVSGELKGILIIIHGLNEHSGRYVHFARQLTSCNFGVYAMDWIGHGGSDGLHGYVPSLDHVVADTGAFLAKIKSDNPGIPCFLFGHSTGGAVVLKAASYPHIKGMLEGIVLTSPALRVKPAHPIVGAVAPIFSLVAPRFQIKGANKRGIPVSRDPAALLAKYSDPLVYTGPIRVRTGHEILRISTYLMRNFKSITVPFFVLHGTADRVTDPLASQDLYNEAPSTFKEIKLYDGFLHDLLFEPEREEVAQDIINWMVKRLGGGYENSNNLW
- the LOC107412698 gene encoding lachrymatory-factor synthase: MEEENIGPKWEGGASAEIKGPTPQQVWDLLRDFGNLHKWIPSLDTCDLLDHGNQLPAQTGLIRYCASTKITSSAGIDQTITLWAKEKLIMIDPIKRCLSYEIVDNNMGFKSYVGTMEILPIINDDVKHGCKIKWSFVSDPVEGWRYEDLVSYIDSSVKLMAKKMEEHIHSSI
- the LOC107412699 gene encoding lachrymatory-factor synthase, with translation MEAEADAEANDKWEGKVSARLTKASAGQIWPLFKDFFNFHKWFPSLATSYGVHGTNGEPGCIRFCSGFSIPSNEGDKPVSWSKERLVAVDETEHRLCYEIVDSNIGFNSYMSTFEILPVDGQDYHHHHHHGCVIEWSFTVAPVDGWVLDDLVGKYQVGLQSLAQRMEDAFAN